In Pseudokineococcus lusitanus, one genomic interval encodes:
- a CDS encoding endo-1,4-beta-xylanase, which produces MSPTSHALPAGAPVAAPAATEPALAHRVSRAVVTVRGADGAPLADADVVVGQVRHAVALGGIGFDVVDLLDADAHDPDGPGAGAPPEVGRRLAELFTEVFDTATLPFYWGAVEPERGAPRLERLERAARWFADRGVRLKGHPLVWHTVTADWLRELPTDEVERVALERVRRDVTRFAGLVGAWDVVNEAVIAPVFDNEPTQNGITRWFLERGRIPVIRAAFEAARESDPRATLLLNDFNMGTAFECLVEGVLEAGVPVDAIGLQSHMHQGYWGEERTTAVLDRFARYGLPLHMTETTLLSGDLMPAEVVDLNDFRPSAWPSTPEGEARQAEEVVRHYRTLVAHPAVQGVTYWGLGDAGAWLGAPVGLVRADGTPKPSFAALRDLVRGEWWVAPTTVRTDADGHLVLHGFLGDHRVTAGDRAADLVLDRAGDAVVDVVLR; this is translated from the coding sequence ATGAGCCCGACCAGCCACGCCCTGCCCGCCGGTGCCCCGGTCGCCGCCCCCGCCGCCACGGAGCCCGCGCTGGCGCACCGGGTCTCCCGCGCCGTCGTCACCGTGCGCGGCGCCGACGGCGCCCCGCTCGCGGACGCCGACGTCGTCGTCGGGCAGGTCCGTCACGCCGTCGCCCTCGGCGGCATCGGCTTCGACGTCGTCGACCTGCTCGACGCCGACGCGCACGACCCCGACGGCCCGGGCGCCGGCGCGCCGCCGGAGGTGGGCCGGCGTCTCGCCGAGCTCTTCACGGAGGTCTTCGACACCGCGACGCTGCCCTTCTACTGGGGCGCGGTGGAGCCGGAGCGCGGGGCGCCGCGCCTGGAGCGGCTCGAGCGCGCGGCCCGCTGGTTCGCCGACCGGGGCGTGCGCCTCAAGGGCCACCCGCTCGTCTGGCACACCGTCACGGCGGACTGGCTGCGCGAGCTGCCGACCGACGAGGTCGAGCGCGTGGCGCTCGAGCGGGTGCGGCGCGACGTCACCCGGTTCGCCGGGCTCGTGGGCGCGTGGGACGTCGTCAACGAGGCGGTCATCGCCCCGGTGTTCGACAACGAGCCCACGCAGAACGGCATCACGCGGTGGTTCCTCGAGCGCGGGCGGATCCCGGTGATCCGTGCGGCCTTCGAGGCCGCCCGGGAGAGCGACCCGCGGGCCACGCTGCTGCTCAACGACTTCAACATGGGCACCGCCTTCGAGTGCCTCGTCGAGGGGGTGCTGGAGGCCGGCGTCCCCGTCGACGCCATCGGCCTGCAGAGCCACATGCACCAGGGCTACTGGGGCGAGGAGCGCACGACGGCGGTCCTCGACCGCTTCGCCCGCTACGGCCTGCCGCTGCACATGACCGAGACCACGCTGCTGTCGGGGGACCTCATGCCGGCGGAGGTCGTCGACCTCAACGACTTCCGGCCGTCGGCGTGGCCGTCGACGCCGGAGGGCGAGGCCCGCCAGGCCGAGGAGGTCGTGCGGCACTACCGGACGCTCGTCGCGCACCCGGCGGTGCAGGGCGTGACGTACTGGGGGCTCGGGGACGCGGGCGCCTGGCTGGGCGCGCCGGTCGGCCTCGTGCGCGCCGACGGGACGCCGAAGCCCTCGTTCGCCGCGCTGCGCGACCTCGTGCGCGGCGAGTGGTGGGTGGCGCCGACGACGGTGCGCACGGACGCCGACGGGCACCTGGTCCTGCACGGCTTCCTGGGCGACCACCGCGTGACGGCGGGCGACCGCGCCGCCGACCTCGTGCTCGACCGCGCCGGCGACGCCGTCGTCGACGTCGTCCTGCGCTGA
- a CDS encoding LacI family DNA-binding transcriptional regulator — MTITDVAARAGVSPATVSKVVNGRYGVAPRTIAHVRQVVAELGYETSLVASSLRSRRTGVLGVLVAEFEPYSTEILKGASRAVAGTGYELLAYSGGTRTDGDEGWERRSLSRLGGTLVDGAVLVTPTVALVTGATPVVAIDPHAGPAAVPTVDADSHRGAVLATEHLLRLGHRRVAFLGGRPGLESSRLREEGFVTTMRAAGVPVAPELLRVGGYRPGPAAEAARAVLALADRPTAVFAANDLSAIAVVEVARELGLAVPADLSVVGFDNIPESALVDPPLTTVEQPLQEMGARAVRRLVGLVDGDAAAGEGAAWGDHLRLPTALVPRASTAPPA; from the coding sequence GTGACGATCACCGACGTCGCGGCCCGGGCGGGCGTCTCGCCGGCCACGGTCTCCAAGGTGGTCAACGGCCGCTACGGGGTGGCGCCGCGCACCATCGCCCACGTCCGGCAGGTCGTCGCCGAGCTCGGCTACGAGACGAGCCTCGTCGCCAGCAGCCTGCGCAGCCGCCGCACCGGGGTGCTCGGCGTCCTCGTCGCCGAGTTCGAGCCGTACAGCACCGAGATCCTCAAGGGCGCCTCGCGCGCCGTGGCGGGGACGGGGTACGAGCTGCTCGCCTACTCCGGCGGCACCCGGACCGACGGGGACGAGGGGTGGGAGCGCCGCTCGCTGTCCCGCCTCGGCGGCACGCTCGTCGACGGCGCCGTCCTCGTCACGCCGACGGTCGCGCTCGTCACCGGAGCGACGCCCGTCGTGGCCATCGACCCGCACGCCGGCCCGGCGGCGGTGCCCACCGTGGACGCCGACAGCCACCGCGGCGCGGTCCTCGCCACGGAGCACCTCCTGCGTCTCGGCCACCGCCGGGTCGCCTTCCTCGGCGGTCGCCCCGGGCTCGAGTCGAGCCGCCTGCGCGAGGAGGGCTTCGTCACGACGATGCGGGCCGCGGGCGTGCCCGTGGCCCCGGAGCTCCTGCGCGTCGGCGGGTACCGGCCCGGTCCCGCGGCCGAGGCGGCGCGCGCCGTCCTCGCCCTCGCCGACCGCCCCACGGCCGTCTTCGCCGCCAACGACCTCTCCGCCATCGCCGTCGTCGAGGTCGCGCGCGAGCTGGGCCTCGCCGTGCCCGCCGACCTGTCGGTGGTGGGCTTCGACAACATCCCCGAGTCCGCCCTCGTCGACCCGCCGCTGACGACCGTCGAGCAGCCGCTGCAGGAGATGGGGGCGCGGGCGGTGCGCCGCCTCGTCGGTCTCGTCGACGGCGACGCCGCGGCCGGCGAGGGCGCCGCGTGGGGCGACCACCTGCGGCTGCCCACCGCCCTCGTCCCCCGCGCCTCGACGGCGCCCCCCGCCTGA